In Salvelinus alpinus chromosome 19, SLU_Salpinus.1, whole genome shotgun sequence, the genomic stretch GGGGACGATTATTCCTTTGTTCCTTGGCTAGCTTGTCAGTTAGCTAATAGCAAGCCAGATCATGTTAATAGCCCACTAGGGTTGTGTTTCACTGCAGACAGAGGTTGGTGTAAGATTAGGTTAGGGCTAAATTAGATAGTTATTTCCTCTATAGCTCGAATCAGTAACAAAATATTGACTTcctagctagccaactaacgtAACGCTGGTGACGTTCTCATTGACAGTCAATATGTTAAACTGGCTAACTTGCAAGTTTAGACTACGTCAATGCATAGATGGGGTTAGTTGTGCAGTTGAATTCCGTCATCTTAATATGATAATTTAGTGGAATACATATAACTAAACTGTGTTTACAGCCAAGATCATTGCACTAATGTAAACAAACAACCGTGGCTGCCCTCGTTGAACCCGGCGGCTGGTTAGCTAGGCTAGATAGCTACGTAGCTTGggtgtctctttctgtctttaaACGTTTGTCTTACCTGCCAATTGCTTTCGAAGAAGTAATGCTGATTGTTCAGTCATTGTATGTGAGCTTAAACCAAAAAAATAATGTGTTGCCAAACACTGAGAGAAATAATAAAATTAAATTGGCAACTAGATAGGCTACCTCCGTGTTATGACAGGATAGTGGTAAGATGTGTTCCAACAGCGCTTGGGCAGAAACTATAGCTGGCTAGACTTTTCTCCTGATCATGAAAACGTTGAGTGGGTATTAAAAATTATTTAAAACGAATTATTTTACAATTTAAATCATTTACACCAAGGAGAAGAAAAAATAGATATAATATGTATGCCACATGTATCAAGGATAGGATGTTGTTTTTATAAAAGCAAAACATAATTCATGGGTCCTTCAACTTGCCAACTTCCGGCGCCATATTTAATACATCGCAGTTTGTGATGAAAGCTAGTAAGTTAACTGACTAACTGCAATCGTATaactttagatttttttaaatctcaaagATACCCATCAAAATACATCGAAATGAACGTCATAGATCATGTACGGGATATGGCCGCTGCGGGACTACACTCAAACGTTCGGATAATGAGTAGCTTACTGCTGACAATGAGCAATAACAATCCGTAAGTATTAGCTTGttggctaactagctaacgttattacTGAACATCCACATTTtatctaactagctagctattaaTTCCGTTCGATCAGCTTTGAAGCATATCATTCTGTACAATTGATAAAAACATGTGTCCTAATGAATGCATGCTGATCGTCACGAGACAAGTTGAAGTTGACAAGCAAGCACttgtagcaagctagctaacgttaactagatcgcttaaaccttttgtcaatagggggagctgttagcattatttttttttttacatttccaaattaaactgcctcgtactcaattcttgatcgtacaatatgcatattattgttattattggatagaaaacagtctatagtttctataggagttgaaattttgtctctgagtggtacagaacaatttttacagcacttttcatgacagggttcagatttcagaaatttttacctctgatctggggtctgtttataaggccacagtgaatgctatgaagaaaccgacactacctacgtcttcctctgggtgtctgtacgtcatcacgttttcaatgaactcgatgggacgttcacagccattataaatgacaaaaatgtacagagacccctctttctcaacgtgcgcctcaagcgtgaaggccatcggacctgtctcgttccaaatcgttttctaaccagctatatttctccggtcatgttttcagtcgttatagttgttaaaaacatcataatgtagttaatttgaaacgttttatagcaatttatatccgtttagtgcgattctgaggaatttatttgtcgtgcactttctagctttgggaacgtttcgcggtctcggtcgttgttagtggacatttcgaaggacagaggacatctatcgaccaaaagacgtttataacatagaaaggatacattgcccaagaatatgatggaagatcagctcaaagtaagcaatatttaatatgataaaccgtgtttctgtcgaaatattttaaacgcatttttcgccattttgttttgtatagcttcacttggccaaccctgtattgaaaagtaaggataattttaaaaatgtaaatcagcggttgcattaagaactaatttgtctttcgattcctgtcaaccctgtattttttagtcaagtatatgattagcttttaattaaactagatcactctgatagatgacgtcagacatattgaggcttgatttcctagtattttcattgtgtaaccacggttttgtatggctaaatatgcaccttttcgaacaaactgtatatgtatgttgtaaaatgatgttacaggagtgtcatcggaagaattctgagaaggttagtgaaaaaattaatatcttttggcggtgattacgttatagcgctctttggctggaatcgatgctctggtaacgttttcacatgtagtatgctaacttatcgatttattgtgttttcgctgtaaaacgcttagaaaatctgaaatattgtctggaatcacaagatctgggtctttccattgctatgctttgtctattcttatgaaatgttttatgatgagtaaattggtcatacacgttgctctatctagtaattctagtggatttgtgatggtcggtgcaattgtaaactgtgatttctacctgaaatatgcacttttttctaacaaaaactatcctataccatgaatatgttatcagactgtcatctgatggttttttttataggttattggctatcaatatcttagttgagccgaattggtgatagcacctgaaggagtaagaaactgatggagttagaatagtggtgtattttgctaacgtgtttagctaatagatttacatattttgtcttccctgtaaaacattttaaaaatctgaaatggtggctttattcacaagatctgtatctttcatctggtgtcttggacttgtgatttaatgatatttagatgctactatctacttctgaagctatgctatctatgctaatcagtgtgtggggggtggggggtgctcccggatccgggtttcgaAATGAACGTCATAGATCATGTACGGGATATGGCCGCTGCGGGACTACACTCAAACGTTCGGATAATGAGTAGCTTACTGCTGACAATGAGCAATAACAATCCGTAAGTATTAGCTTGttggctaactagctaacgttattacTGAACATCCACATTTtatctaactagctagctattaaTTCCGTTCGATCAGCTTTGAAGCATATCATTCTGTACAATTGATAAAAACATGTGTCCTAATGAATGCATGCTGATCGTCACGAGACAAGTTGAAGTTGACAAGCAAGCACttgtagcaagctagctaacgttaactagatcGCTTAAGATGGGTGTAAATTTAATAAGATGGATTAATTCTGACGTTGTGAATGTGTTGTATGTTGATTGCTATTGATCTTGACCACTTAAGTTGTCAGTCTAATACTGTGCCATTGATGCGCGTGCCACATCTTTTCTTGCAGAGAGCTGTTCTCACCATCCCAGAAGTACCAGTTGCTGGTTTACCATGCAGATGCCATCTTCCATGACAAGGAGTACCGTAATGCTGCCTGCAAGTACAACATGGCACTGCAGCAGAAGAAAGTACTCAGCAAAACGTCCAAAGTTCGCCCATCTACTGGGGGAACTGCATCCTCCATACAGTCACAGGTGTGCAAGGCTCCCAACTCTGTCAATTACAACACATATTAGCAACAAGCATTCATGTCATTAATATAAAATAACGCACATTTGACTGACCTGCTCTACagacagtatacagtgcattcggaaagtattcagacccattcacttttcccacattttattatgttagccttattctaaaatttatgaaattgtttcccccccctcaactacacacaatacccaataatgataaagcaaaaacaggtttttaaaaatgtttgcaaatgtattaaataaaaaactgaaattacatttacataagtattcagaccatttactcagtactttgttgaagcacctttggcagcgattacagcctctagtcttcttgggtatgacgctacaagcttggcacacctgtctttagggagtttctccaattcttctctgcagatcctctcaacctttcaggtctctccagagatgttcgatcgggttcaagtcgggCGCTGGCTTAGGTTCGTTGTCCTTATGAAAGGTGACCCTTCGCTCCAGTCCGAggtactgagcgctctggagcaggttttcatcaaggatctctctgcacttgctccgttcatctttccctcgatcctgacaagtttCCCAgtacctgctgctgaaaaacatcaccacagcatgatgctgccaaccccatgcttcaccatagggatggtatttgccaggtgatgagcggtgcctggtttcctccaaacgtgacgcttagcattgaggccaaatagttaaatattgggttcatcagaccagagaatcttgtttctcatgatctgagagacCTTTAGGTGCGTTTTGCCaactccaagggggctgtcatgtgccttttactgaggagtgacttcagtctggccactctaccataaagggctgattggtggagtactgcagagatggttgtccttctggaaggttttcccattatcacagaggagctctgtcagagtgaccatcaggttctttgttacctccctgaccaaggcccttctcccctgattgctcagtttggccagttctaggaagagtctttatggttctaaacttcttccatttaagaataatggaggccactgtgttcttggggaccttcactgctgcataaatgttttgttaagcttccccagatctgtgcctcgacacaatcctgtctcgagctctacggacaattccttcgacctcatggcttggtttttgctctgacacgcactgtcaaccgtgggaccttatatagacaggtgtgtgcctttccaatcatgtacaatcaattgactttagcacaagtggactccaatgaagttgaagaaacatctcaaggatgatcaatggaaactggatacacctgaactcaatttcaagtctcatagcaaagggtctgaatacttatgtaaataaggtatttctgttaattatctttttttaaatatacatttgcagaaatgtctaaacctgttttcgctttgtcattatggggtattgtgtgtcgattgatgaggaaaacaattaattgaatcaattttaaattaggctgtaacgtaacaaaatgtggaataagtgtaGGGGGTCTTAATTCTTCCCGAATACACTGTACATAATTGTGCACAATGTGCTGGAAGGAATCACATTGCCTTCTGAATTGACCAATGACATTTGTCTTTTTCCCAGAGTTTGCCCTCTGAGATTGAGGTCAAGTATAAGATTGCAGAGTGCTACACCATCCTGAAGCTGGATAAGGATGCCATTGCAGTGCTTGATGGGATTCCATCTAGACAGAGAACCCCAAAGGTAGGCAGCCAAGTTCGAGGTCCCTTCCTGAAAGGGTAAGCTTGCGGTGGGGTCAGCTAAGCTTGCGGTGCCATTTATGACTATTTCAATAAAGTAATGTAGCCGAGATTCTTGCGAGGAATTGCATATTTGTTTATCCTTTTCAGATCAACATGATGCTGGCAAATCTGTACAGGAAGGCTGGGCAGGAACGCTCTGCTGTCACAAGCTACAAAGAGGTCCTGAGACAGTGTCCTCTGGCACTGGATGCCATCATTGGTATGGACTAGTGACTGGGATGTTTCTGTAGTGCaccacacagacattccaacaccCCGTGTTATTGTGCTCTACGTTTTGAAGGGTTCTTATAACTCCTTTTCTGTTGTAGGTCTCCTGTCTCTGTCAGTGAAGGGAGCTGAGGTGGCATCCATGACTATGGATGTGATCCAGAGTATTCCCAACCTGGACTGGCTCTCTGCATGGATCAAAGCCTATGCCTTCATACATGCAGGGGACAACCACAGAGCAATCAACACCATCTGGTGAGCAGACCAGTGCCTCACCGCCATGGGAGCGTTGTTCATTTCATGAATCATCATCTCTGGTATTGTTAAGCTCGGGCTCTCATTCTGGGTGTTTCTCTGTTCCCTGATTCTCCTTCTCAGCTCTCTGGAGAAAAAGTCTTTATTGCGGGACAATGTGGACCTGCTGGTGAGCCTGGCAGATGTCTACTTCAGGGCAGGCGACACAAAGAACTCCATCCTGAAGTTTGAGCAGGCCCAGATGCTGGACCCTTATCTGATCAAAGGTACTAGACAACTGGTATCAGAAAAGCCCATCACATACATTTGTTTTTTAGGACTCACTAAGCCAGGCTAGCGATGCTTATCTAAGAcattaattaattaaatatttGGACTAATTCAGTTATGTTGTCAATATTTGCTGTCAGGCATGGATGTATATGGCTACCTTATGGCACGTGAGGGGCACCTGGAGGATGTTGAGGTCCTTGGAGGAAGACTTTTTAACATCTCAGATCAGCATGCAGAGCCCTGGGTCATATCTGGGTAAGTGATCTTCAGTGACCAGAAATAAACGTATGATAAGATCCAAGTCGTTGAAATACTAAATTGAGtgcagtttttatttttattaatctATAATAAAGTGCTTGTATTTTGTTATAACAGTTTAATCAACCTGTTTTTCAGTCTATGTACACTAAATACATGTTCCTACCTATCTGTTTTTGGTGGCTCAGATGTCACAGCTTCTACAGTAAGCGCTACTCCCGGGCCCTCTACCTGGGTGCCAAGGCCATCCAGCTGAACAGCAACAGTGTGCAGGCCCTCCTCCTGAAGGGGGCAGCACTGAGGAACATGGGCCGAGTTCAGGAGGCCATCATCCACTTTAGAGAGGCCATGCGCCTGGCGCCATGCCGTCTGGACTGCTACGAAGGCAAGGGGACCTATTTGTTATGATAATCATTCTAATGAAAAtctgttttacatttacatttacattacatttaagtcatttagcagacgctcttatccagagcgacttacaaattggtgcattcaccttatgatatccagtggaacaaccactttacaatagtgcatctaactcttttaagggggggggggggggggttagaaggattactttatcctatcctaggtattccttaaagaggtggggtttcaggtgtctccggaaggtggtgattgactccgctgacctggcgtcgtgagggagtttgttccaccattggggtgccagagcagcgaacagttttgactgggctgagcgggaactgtacttcctcagaggtagggaggcgagcaggccagaggtggatgaacgcagtgcccttgtttgggtgtagggcctgatcagagcctgaaggtacggaggtgccgttcccctcacagctccgtaggcaagcaccatggtcttgtagcggatgcgagcttcaactggaagccagtggagagagcggaggagcggggtgacgtgagagaacttgggaaagttgaacaccagacgggctgcggcgttctggatgagttgtaggggtttaatggcacaggcagggagcccagccaacagcgagttgcagtaatccagacgggagatgacaagtgcctggattaggacctgcgccgcttcctgcgtgaggcagggtcgtactctgcgaatgttgtagagcatgaacctacaggaacgggtcaccgccttgatgttagttgagaacgacagggtgttgtccaggatcacgccaaggttcttagcactctgggaggaggacacaatggagttgtcaaccgtgatggcgagatcatggaacgggcagtccttccccgggaggaagagcagctccgtcttgccgaggttcagcttgaggtggtgatccgtcatccacactgatatgtct encodes the following:
- the LOC139545923 gene encoding anaphase-promoting complex subunit 7; this encodes MNVIDHVRDMAAAGLHSNVRIMSSLLLTMSNNNPELFSPSQKYQLLVYHADAIFHDKEYRNAACKYNMALQQKKVLSKTSKVRPSTGGTASSIQSQSLPSEIEVKYKIAECYTILKLDKDAIAVLDGIPSRQRTPKINMMLANLYRKAGQERSAVTSYKEVLRQCPLALDAIIGLLSLSVKGAEVASMTMDVIQSIPNLDWLSAWIKAYAFIHAGDNHRAINTICSLEKKSLLRDNVDLLVSLADVYFRAGDTKNSILKFEQAQMLDPYLIKGMDVYGYLMAREGHLEDVEVLGGRLFNISDQHAEPWVISGCHSFYSKRYSRALYLGAKAIQLNSNSVQALLLKGAALRNMGRVQEAIIHFREAMRLAPCRLDCYEGLIDCYLASNGIREAMGMANNIYKTLGANAQTLTILATVCLEDPVTQEKAKTLLDKALAQRPDYTKAVVKKAELLSREQKYEEGIALLRNALANQSDCVLHRMLGDFLVAVNDYQEAMDQYSIALSLDPNDQKSLEGMQKMEKEESPADATVELDGDDMEGSGEDGDLEGSDSEAAQWADQEQWFGMQ